A window of the Butyricimonas faecalis genome harbors these coding sequences:
- a CDS encoding PRTRC system protein C → MALEITGMTRSFTFKKGSGMITLDDPNPSDSPEMVMSYYSNFYPELTTATVHGPVIKNDKAVYEFKTTIGTKG, encoded by the coding sequence ATGGCACTCGAAATCACAGGAATGACACGCTCGTTCACGTTCAAGAAAGGCAGCGGAATGATTACGCTCGACGATCCCAACCCGTCGGACAGCCCCGAAATGGTCATGAGTTACTACTCCAACTTCTACCCGGAGCTGACCACGGCGACGGTACACGGACCGGTCATCAAGAATGACAAGGCGGTGTACGAGTTCAAGACCACCATCGGGACAAAAGGATAG